One genomic segment of Rubritalea squalenifaciens DSM 18772 includes these proteins:
- a CDS encoding YybH family protein: MKCLLVLLLFSTALLGQEDYREIEVPTLMKQLGLKTEGLSFRDDATDEITLITRGDKLVGYYRLETSWQPQKMKVPEGVTKILYGLGKGKANMVIVTEADELAIWLAAYQNHTEQMKASHAFVPTSPDAGFPLKRQEIAVDESEAYEMSLYFYRGEEEVLAMKAGLEMYEEMGANLRNPVLYALLNDQMPRPEIAPVPQNEFKKPDEYNGMPFEDNEGRIKEWFKGWVQTFNEDDPKKMMAFYDDGEDSANLDMLVSVGRWHHGREEARKAYEGDAEVLDYYDSQAVDLKVRYLGGNYALVSFQHHFKYKVKEDGRKFQVKIRTTMTLKWLNGNWKIVQEHSSPMENVPYVVEIE, translated from the coding sequence ATGAAATGTTTGCTGGTGTTATTGTTGTTCTCCACGGCTTTGTTAGGGCAGGAGGATTACCGGGAGATCGAGGTGCCTACCTTGATGAAGCAGCTGGGACTGAAGACGGAGGGCCTGAGTTTCCGGGATGATGCCACGGATGAGATCACGCTGATCACGCGCGGTGACAAACTAGTAGGTTACTATCGTCTGGAGACATCCTGGCAGCCGCAGAAGATGAAGGTACCTGAGGGGGTGACGAAGATCCTGTATGGGCTGGGCAAGGGGAAGGCGAATATGGTCATCGTGACGGAGGCGGATGAGTTGGCCATTTGGCTGGCGGCCTATCAGAACCATACAGAGCAGATGAAGGCCTCTCATGCCTTTGTCCCCACGAGCCCGGATGCAGGATTTCCGCTCAAGCGTCAGGAGATCGCGGTGGATGAATCCGAAGCCTACGAAATGAGTTTGTACTTTTACCGGGGAGAGGAGGAGGTGCTGGCCATGAAGGCGGGGCTGGAGATGTATGAGGAAATGGGGGCCAACCTGCGCAATCCGGTGCTCTATGCGCTGCTGAATGATCAGATGCCGAGACCAGAGATCGCTCCCGTACCTCAAAACGAGTTCAAGAAGCCTGATGAATACAATGGCATGCCCTTCGAGGATAACGAGGGCCGGATCAAGGAATGGTTCAAAGGCTGGGTGCAGACCTTTAATGAGGATGATCCCAAGAAGATGATGGCCTTCTACGATGACGGCGAGGACTCCGCGAATCTGGACATGCTGGTCTCCGTAGGGCGCTGGCATCATGGCCGCGAGGAGGCGCGCAAGGCCTATGAGGGAGACGCGGAGGTGCTGGACTACTACGACTCTCAGGCCGTGGACCTGAAGGTGCGCTATCTCGGCGGGAACTACGCACTCGTGTCCTTCCAGCACCACTTCAAGTATAAGGTGAAGGAGGACGGTAGGAAATTTCAGGTGAAGATCCGCACCACCATGACCCTCAAGTGGCTGAACGGAAACTGGAAGATCGTCCAGGAGCATTCCTCCCCCATGGAGAACGTGCCTTACGTGGTGGAGATTGAGTAG
- a CDS encoding DUF3472 domain-containing protein, with translation MKWMLSRIVLLASAGCGMVLAVPALDQQKVDPVLVETKDLAGKVHAGETVAFPEGSLLYLQHAPGERLYLSVDESFDSGLDAKVMPLREGTPVQAAQMNGSKSFASLGGWGEKSEVRWHVYLPQAGKATVKLECAVAAQDELPSMKLTLGSKTYELTTDGNGTEVAFTGPGLHQLTLTAASLPEGTQFKAMVLEGEALKGAAVARARWRPGAAHGRFQLPDENDFQPEIWVVEQEGMASTESCYAPITTPFGYFGSSRTPQGHARGMNFSLWSFGRGQQEPELKTLSHLLAIGSAKGKFSGFSHEGTGVKVRGWDPFEGSTSRVQRYAVRKQDAGEYWIWSGYFWDFDQQGWHLFGKAKQWKGRKKGEGFGVGTFVEVPGPPHRQRSGDVKRECRYRAWAIDSNNKVLAATHLAGEKGPANRWRYTTQEGQVALGMGGVLHYPAFAAVQIRPQEKLPAFLQEKHLGELRQQPCSVSLAGKADQGEVTFKLQGTGDAVLTLYYGEQDALSFAERWKHSSRHEVKLDGASELKLPLPAGAKFYRALLEAPEGKAWMEESGQQE, from the coding sequence ATGAAATGGATGCTCTCCCGAATCGTTCTCCTCGCGTCTGCTGGATGCGGGATGGTCTTGGCTGTTCCTGCGCTGGATCAGCAGAAGGTAGATCCCGTGTTGGTGGAGACGAAGGATCTGGCGGGCAAAGTCCATGCTGGCGAGACGGTGGCCTTTCCTGAGGGGAGTTTGCTCTATCTCCAGCATGCGCCGGGTGAGCGGCTGTATCTGAGTGTGGATGAATCTTTTGATAGCGGGCTGGATGCCAAAGTGATGCCGCTGCGTGAGGGTACGCCGGTCCAGGCAGCGCAGATGAATGGCAGCAAGAGCTTTGCTAGCCTGGGTGGATGGGGTGAGAAGTCCGAGGTGCGCTGGCACGTCTACCTGCCGCAGGCCGGCAAGGCCACGGTGAAGCTGGAATGCGCTGTAGCCGCACAGGACGAGCTGCCCAGCATGAAGCTCACTCTGGGATCCAAGACCTATGAACTCACTACTGACGGCAATGGCACGGAGGTGGCCTTCACGGGGCCGGGTCTACATCAGCTCACACTAACAGCAGCTAGCTTGCCCGAGGGTACGCAGTTCAAGGCGATGGTGCTGGAGGGTGAGGCGCTCAAGGGAGCTGCGGTGGCGCGGGCACGCTGGCGCCCCGGAGCGGCTCATGGTCGCTTCCAGCTGCCGGATGAAAATGATTTCCAGCCAGAGATCTGGGTGGTGGAGCAGGAAGGGATGGCATCTACCGAGAGCTGCTACGCGCCTATCACCACACCCTTCGGCTACTTTGGTTCTAGCAGGACGCCGCAGGGCCACGCACGCGGCATGAATTTTTCTCTCTGGTCCTTCGGCCGCGGCCAGCAGGAACCGGAGCTGAAAACGCTTTCTCATCTGCTGGCGATCGGCAGTGCGAAGGGGAAATTCAGCGGCTTCTCCCACGAGGGCACCGGGGTCAAGGTGCGCGGCTGGGATCCCTTTGAAGGCAGTACTTCACGCGTGCAGCGCTATGCCGTGCGCAAGCAGGATGCCGGCGAGTACTGGATCTGGAGCGGGTATTTCTGGGATTTTGACCAGCAGGGCTGGCATCTCTTTGGCAAGGCCAAGCAGTGGAAGGGCCGCAAGAAGGGCGAGGGCTTCGGCGTGGGCACCTTCGTGGAAGTGCCAGGCCCGCCACACAGGCAGCGCAGTGGCGATGTGAAGCGCGAGTGCCGCTACCGTGCCTGGGCGATCGATTCTAACAATAAAGTGCTCGCAGCCACGCATCTCGCCGGGGAAAAGGGACCGGCGAACCGCTGGCGCTACACCACGCAGGAGGGGCAAGTGGCCCTGGGCATGGGTGGTGTGCTGCATTACCCGGCTTTTGCCGCCGTGCAGATCCGCCCGCAGGAGAAGCTTCCCGCCTTCCTGCAGGAGAAGCATCTGGGCGAGCTGCGCCAGCAGCCATGCTCTGTATCGCTGGCTGGCAAGGCAGATCAGGGAGAAGTGACTTTCAAGCTCCAGGGGACGGGTGATGCCGTGCTCACCCTCTACTACGGAGAGCAGGATGCCCTGAGCTTCGCCGAGCGCTGGAAGCACAGCAGCCGCCATGAGGTGAAGCTGGATGGAGCCAGCGAACTCAAGCTCCCCCTACCAGCAGGTGCCAAGTTCTACCGAGCCTTGTTAGAGGCACCCGAAGGCAAAGCCTGGATGGAGGAGAGTGGTCAGCAGGAGTGA
- a CDS encoding YbjQ family protein: MPCSTTPQIPGKEISETKGVVFGEAIMGANIVRDFAASVRNIVGGRAGAYENSLKNGREIAIQEMLEEAKAMGADAVVGIDIDYESINQGMLMICASGTAVTLKD, encoded by the coding sequence ATGCCCTGTTCCACCACACCGCAGATTCCCGGCAAGGAAATCTCCGAAACCAAGGGCGTGGTCTTCGGGGAAGCCATCATGGGGGCGAACATCGTGCGCGACTTCGCCGCCAGTGTCCGCAATATCGTGGGTGGCCGTGCTGGCGCTTACGAGAACAGCCTGAAAAATGGCCGCGAGATCGCCATCCAGGAAATGCTGGAGGAAGCCAAGGCCATGGGCGCGGATGCCGTCGTGGGCATCGATATCGATTACGAAAGCATCAACCAAGGCATGCTGATGATCTGCGCCTCCGGCACTGCCGTCACCCTTAAGGACTGA
- a CDS encoding acyl carrier protein — protein MKLDRAGDETRMLGMGLDGVELIMAVEEEFGVSLDDAEVASLRTPRDLTAVVWKKLEACHDREGEWTQERVRQVIRQIIREQLGVKDFSDDAEFVRDLGVD, from the coding sequence ATGAAGCTTGATCGGGCTGGCGACGAAACTAGGATGCTAGGCATGGGACTGGATGGAGTAGAGCTCATCATGGCCGTCGAAGAGGAGTTTGGTGTCTCCCTAGATGATGCCGAAGTAGCCAGTTTGCGCACGCCAAGAGACCTGACCGCGGTCGTCTGGAAAAAGCTGGAGGCTTGCCATGACAGAGAGGGTGAATGGACGCAGGAGCGTGTCCGTCAGGTGATAAGGCAGATCATCCGCGAGCAGCTCGGGGTGAAAGACTTTTCCGATGATGCGGAGTTTGTAAGGGACTTAGGAGTGGACTAG